DNA from Rosa rugosa chromosome 6, drRosRugo1.1, whole genome shotgun sequence:
GTGATGAAATCAGTGTTAATAGTTGTTGTGGTGGCCTTAATACTAAGAGGGGGAGAGAGCAGAGGAGTAGCCAAGGCCAAGCCTACGGCCCCCATAAAATCTGAGTCCTTTGAGTACTCTGCTATGAATTGCAGAGCTCACAGTGCTTCACTGACCGAGTTTGGAGGAGTTGGAGATGGAAAGACATCAAATACAAAGGCTTTTCAGACTGCAATCAGTAAGCTGAGCCAGTTTGCAACAGATGGAGGTGCTCAGCTTTTTGTTCCAGCTGGGAAATGGTTGACAGGGAGCTTCAGCCTCACCAGCCATTTCACTCTTTATCTTCACAAGGATGCTGTTCTTCTTGCTTCTCAGGTCTCtctattcttcttttttcttaattattgatccctaaaTATTCATATACTCCCATTTATGCTGTTTAATTATGTTTTTAATTGTCTATGATAACGTGGTTATGTGTGTAAGTAAGATGTGAGAAAGAATTAATCATCATGAAAATCAGTTTTAAAACTTTAGATCCGAAATGATGTGACAGAATGTTAGTGTTCATATTTGGCTTAATCCGAACATTATGTATGAAGTATGAACTCAAAGTAGCCTCAATATGGGCAAATGAAACACTATCACACTATAATTTtgagatatatattttttataggTATTCCGAGTATAATTACTCTGGAATCAAAGAGTAATTTGGTAAATTTGAAAGAATCTAAGAACCAAGAGTAATAGTAAGGACTATTTTGGCTTCTTATGATGTGTTTGGTAGATTTTCTTATGTATACTATGTGTTTTGCTTGGTCTTATAAACTCAACCAATCAACCGGGGTTTCAGGACTTGAATGAGTGGCCTGTGCTTAAGGCCCTTCCATCttatggcagaggaagagatgCAGCAGCTGGAAGGTACTCCAGTCTCATATTTGGAACAAATCTCACTGATGTCATTGTTACAGGTACCTACTTAGTTTTTGTATAATCAGATTACTCATAATTTGTTCAATAGGTTCAATTCAACTAGATTTTACCTACCAACTCCAAATTGGTTATGTAACTTTAATATAATGGAGTGACTAAATTCATTGGGACCCATTTGATGTTTTCAATTTCAGGAGACAATGGCACAATTGATGGTCAAGGTGAGTTCTGGTGGCAACAGTTCCACAAGAAGAAGCTAAAATACACCCGCCCTTACCTGATTGAGATCATGTTCTCAAGTGATATCCAGATCTCAGATCTCACCCTCCTAAATTCTCCATCATGGAATGTTCATCCTGTCTATAGCAGGTAATCTACACCCTTTCACATTTGAAACGTGACACAACAGTAAAATTTATTCGTACCACATTTACTAATCATCACCGCTCCAATTGTGATGTTTCAGTAACATTCTTGTGCAAGGGATTACTATCATTGCTCCAATTTCGTCTCCAAACACTGATGGGATCAATCCAGGTTTGACATAAATTTGTCTCTACATCGAGACTCGAACCTAGAACTAAATAGGCCATGTTAGGATAATGGCAAATTAACCTACTTAACATGTGTGTTTTGTATTTTGAATGCAGATTCTTGCACAAATACTAGAATTGAAGACTGTTACATAGTCTCTGGTGATGATTGTGTTGCTGTTAAGAGCGGTTGGGATGAGTATGGCATATCATTTGGAATGCCTACAAAACAACTAGTGATCAGACGGCTCACATGCATTTCACCTTACAGTGCAACCATCGCTTTGGGAAGCGAAATGTCAGGTGGGATCCAAGACGTCAGAGCTGAAGACATCGTGGCCATCAATACCGAATCAGCCGTCAGGATCAAGACAGCTGTAGGGAGAGGAGGGTATGTGAAAGACATATATGTAAGGAGAATGACACTGCACACAATGAAATGGGCATTTTGGATGACTGGTAATTATGGGTCACATGCTGATGGTAACTATGACAAAAATGCCTTTCCTGAGATCACTGGGATTAACTACAGAGACGTGGTGGCTGAAAATGTAACCATGGCTGCAAGATTGGAGGGCATTGCCGACCATCCATTTACCGGGATTTGCATGTCCAATGTGACCATAGGATTGGCAAAGAAGGCAAAGAAGCAGCCATGGACATGTACTGATATTCAGGGGATCACAAGCGGTGTGACGCCAACGCCCTGTGGTCTGCTGCCTGATCAAGGAACTGCTAAACCTGGTGGTTGTGATTTCCCAGCAGATGATATACCGATCGACATGGTAGAGATTAAAAAGTGTACTTATAGGAGTAATGTGTAAGATTCCCCAAATCATGTAATGTTTAATGGCGGAGCTAATTTGTCACACCAAAAAGCAAATGCCATATCTGAGGACAAAAGTTTAATCCTCTATGTTGAACTGTTACTATTGTTGATATTAGCGAGAATTAAATAGAAATCTGAAACAACCAGAATTCTGAAATCAAACAGACTGAAACAGCACCCTGCCCAGTGATAGAATCCAGAATTGATAGTACACACCAAAATATTCTACAATATTATCTGAATTTTATAAGCTTTTATCAGATTTCACAATGGAGCTAAGAAAGTTGTGTCTTGAAAGCAAGCAGAAATATACAGAGTC
Protein-coding regions in this window:
- the LOC133713651 gene encoding probable polygalacturonase; translation: MGLLRRNPMKTQVMKSVLIVVVVALILRGGESRGVAKAKPTAPIKSESFEYSAMNCRAHSASLTEFGGVGDGKTSNTKAFQTAISKLSQFATDGGAQLFVPAGKWLTGSFSLTSHFTLYLHKDAVLLASQDLNEWPVLKALPSYGRGRDAAAGRYSSLIFGTNLTDVIVTGDNGTIDGQGEFWWQQFHKKKLKYTRPYLIEIMFSSDIQISDLTLLNSPSWNVHPVYSSNILVQGITIIAPISSPNTDGINPDSCTNTRIEDCYIVSGDDCVAVKSGWDEYGISFGMPTKQLVIRRLTCISPYSATIALGSEMSGGIQDVRAEDIVAINTESAVRIKTAVGRGGYVKDIYVRRMTLHTMKWAFWMTGNYGSHADGNYDKNAFPEITGINYRDVVAENVTMAARLEGIADHPFTGICMSNVTIGLAKKAKKQPWTCTDIQGITSGVTPTPCGLLPDQGTAKPGGCDFPADDIPIDMVEIKKCTYRSNV